The Triticum aestivum cultivar Chinese Spring chromosome 7B, IWGSC CS RefSeq v2.1, whole genome shotgun sequence genome window below encodes:
- the LOC123156857 gene encoding expansin-A22-like has product METRRPAVSAVSVGAAAVASGGWMDAHATFYGDETGAETMQGACGYGNLFEQGYGLDTTALSVALFSDGWSCGCCYEIQCHGDPHCKPGGAPVTVTATNLCPANYSKPYENWCNPSLKHFDLSKPMFLRLVTDFHVGIIPVQYRRVPCAKKGGIRIEMTGNQYWVGVLVFNVAGPGEVKALAVKGSKDGQWRNMKGNWGQIWDGDVQNLVGQGLSFRVVASDGRSVVLGAVVPASWTIGQSFEGKGQF; this is encoded by the exons ATGGAGACGAGACGCCCAGCGGTTTCCGCCGTGTCCGTGGGGGCGGCGGCCGTAGCAAGCGGTGGCTGGATGGACGCGCACGCTACCTTCTACGGCGATGAGACCGGAGCTGAGACCATGC AGGGTGCGTGTGGGTACGGTAACCTATTCGAGCAGGGGTACGGGCTGGACACGACAGCGCTGAGCGTGGCCCTCTTCAGCGACGGCTGGTCCTGCGGCTGCTGCTACGAGATCCAGTGCCACGGCGACCCCCACTGCAAGCCCGGCGGGGCGCCAGTGACGGTGACGGCAACCAACCTCTGCCCGGCCAACTACTCCAAGCCCTACGAGAACTGGTGCAACCCGTCGCTGAAGCACTTCGACCTCTCCAAGCCCATGTTCCTTCGCCTCGTCACCGACTTCCACGTCGGTATCATCCCCGTGCAGTACCGCCGCGTGCCTTGCGCCAAGAAGGGCGGCATCCGGATAGAGATGACGGGCAACCAGTACTGGGTCGGCGTGCTCGTCTTCAACGTCGCCGGTCCCGGCGAAGTCAAGGCGTTGGCCGTGAAAGGGAGCAAGGACGGCCAGTGGCGGAACATGAAGGGGAACTGGGGACAGATCTGGGACGGAGATGTCCAAAATCTCGTCGGGCAGGGGCTCTCGTTCCGTGTGGTCGCAAGCGACGGCCGCTCCGTCGTCCTCGGCGCCGTCGTGCCGGCAAGCTGGACGATCGGCCAGAGCTTCGAAGGCAAAGGGCAATTCTGA